A region from the Bacteroidota bacterium genome encodes:
- a CDS encoding IS4 family transposase produces the protein MTNINLFSQIISRLDRSSFTKLVNKKTTDKHHKGYNSWTQLVSMLFCQFAKSQSVRDISNGLRSATGNLNHLGIQRAPSKSTISYQNKNRDWTLFKDYYYQLLNRLGQQAGFRQVKFRIKSKIFLLDASTISLCLSLFDWAKYKTSKGAIKMHTVLDYDGNLPAYVNITDGKTADNKGAYNIPLLKGSVLVADRFYNDFSLLNIWDSKGVFFVVRHKENIKYTSIKENELPDNRYEHILKDEIIMLTGVQSKKKYPNKLRRVAIWDEVNKQVIEVITNQMSWTANTISELYKSRWQIEIFFREIKQLLHIKSFIGTSQNAVMIQIWTALITILILKVLKAMAKYSWQLSNLVAFIRLNLFVKIDLQKWLDKPFEDPPTRNQVHIQGVLFENHQL, from the coding sequence ATGACAAATATAAATTTATTCTCACAAATTATTTCAAGATTAGATCGTTCTTCTTTTACTAAACTTGTCAATAAAAAAACGACAGATAAACATCACAAAGGCTATAATAGTTGGACACAACTTGTATCCATGCTATTCTGTCAATTTGCAAAAAGTCAATCTGTACGGGATATAAGCAATGGCTTGCGTTCAGCTACAGGCAATTTGAATCATCTGGGCATTCAAAGAGCACCTTCAAAGTCAACCATAAGCTACCAGAACAAAAACAGGGATTGGACATTGTTTAAGGATTACTATTATCAATTGCTAAACCGTTTAGGACAGCAGGCTGGTTTCAGGCAAGTTAAATTCAGGATCAAATCAAAAATATTTCTCCTTGATGCATCAACAATAAGTTTGTGTTTAAGCCTGTTTGACTGGGCAAAATACAAAACTTCCAAAGGGGCAATTAAAATGCATACAGTCCTTGATTACGATGGGAACTTACCCGCATATGTAAACATTACAGATGGGAAAACAGCAGACAATAAAGGTGCTTATAACATCCCATTGCTTAAAGGAAGTGTTCTTGTTGCTGATCGTTTTTACAATGATTTTTCTTTGTTAAATATTTGGGACAGCAAAGGGGTATTTTTTGTTGTAAGACACAAGGAGAATATTAAATATACTTCGATAAAAGAAAATGAATTGCCAGATAATAGGTATGAGCATATCCTTAAAGATGAAATTATTATGCTAACAGGAGTACAATCAAAAAAAAAGTATCCTAATAAGCTCAGAAGAGTTGCTATTTGGGATGAAGTAAACAAGCAAGTTATTGAAGTCATTACCAACCAAATGTCTTGGACAGCAAACACAATAAGCGAACTCTACAAAAGTAGGTGGCAGATTGAAATATTTTTCAGGGAGATAAAACAGCTTTTACACATTAAATCTTTTATTGGAACATCCCAAAATGCGGTTATGATACAGATATGGACTGCTTTGATTACAATACTAATTTTGAAAGTGTTAAAAGCTATGGCAAAATATAGTTGGCAGCTTTCAAACCTTGTGGCTTTTATCAGACTTAACTTATTTGTTAAAATTGACCTACAAAAATGGTTGGACAAACCATTTGAAGATCCTCCTACTAGAAATCAAGTACATATACAGGGGGTGCTTTTTGAAAATCATCAATTATAA
- a CDS encoding T9SS type A sorting domain-containing protein, translating into MKNLQQIKSIGLVFLVGIMSFNLSAATIYSNSSTGNDAGAGTSVSPYKTFYKAYTMASSGDIIDLTGTFTWTDADETGDVSTSYTTNGYPLTKSLTIRGQGADNTFIQAASTADVADRRVFCISGSSTVVTIEDLTMRYGKVSGAVYGNYYNQGGGVYITAATVNITGCNIEYNVLYGNNYGKTQGGGIYVYSSNPMTLEDCNIRYNEISAGAINNYGSAICLDHGTTHIINNCTINNNTAPGNIAAIYGYYGSVKLTNSTICYNNDAGFENLFGSTTSYFTNCVFANNRGNGLNGGSTCSYYFKNCIFANNLGSYDFYPSSVTIYNNGYNIIETYSSFTPAASDITGNQANLFGTGISATPALAKNNSNNNTFTLALSSGSVAIDAGATGTNGSVSVPSTDQRGWSRQGSTDIGAFEHVAYTWEGGTSTDFNTAGNWAENSIPINYADIIFASSPSNHCILDTNRTIGNITNTQSTYGLQVNGKTITINGDISLTNGAEIDASAASSIVKFGGSSAQSIPADAFTSDAVKYLTIDNASGVTLNGDLTVDNDLTINSGKVLNIAPGKTLTVTGTTTNSAGNTGIVVKSDATGTGSFISSTSSIGGTVESFQTYDKYHYYSTPVTSTSYPFGANYNNTYYWSESTQAWVRQFASLTTGKGYTAYPINSDQTLSVAGSLNTGTITHGITYTGSGASEGWELIGNPYPCGISISAFTGNATNTGLITGTVYLFEYYDATSAGAATYSQQDYLTANSTGLLSNSRVNTTSALTTIAPNQGFFVRTTSAGSIQFTDAMKSASSHKFYVPDPVPVQRVYMSVKDEKGNSNNILIGFTSEATLGFDRMYDGQKLQGNSELALYSFIGDEKMAIQGLPLVEKQYLIPIGLHAGIGGEYVFSLDTLENFDPNVKMYLFDAQEDDLTLLNIKTTYTFDALEGEIDNRFFIIFKEDKTSSATEIIDKQEVNAWTLKNNLIIDLPVLDNYEINVYDIQGKTLLNKKINGIGNQIITELPNTGVYIVYVNNQKTTFISKVIVSQ; encoded by the coding sequence ATGAAAAATCTACAACAAATCAAAAGCATTGGGCTTGTTTTTCTTGTTGGAATAATGAGTTTCAATTTAAGTGCGGCAACTATTTATTCAAATAGTTCTACTGGTAATGATGCTGGCGCAGGAACATCGGTTTCACCATACAAAACTTTTTACAAAGCATATACTATGGCAAGCTCAGGAGATATTATTGATCTTACAGGTACTTTTACCTGGACTGATGCTGATGAGACGGGGGACGTAAGCACCAGCTACACTACAAATGGGTATCCATTAACTAAAAGCTTAACAATCAGAGGGCAGGGAGCAGATAATACTTTTATTCAGGCAGCCAGCACCGCAGATGTTGCAGACAGAAGGGTATTTTGTATTAGTGGAAGTTCTACAGTTGTTACAATAGAGGATTTAACTATGAGGTATGGTAAAGTGTCTGGAGCCGTTTATGGGAATTATTATAATCAAGGTGGAGGTGTTTACATTACAGCTGCAACGGTCAATATTACTGGATGTAATATTGAATATAATGTTTTATATGGCAACAATTATGGTAAAACTCAAGGGGGCGGAATATACGTATATTCAAGTAATCCTATGACACTTGAAGATTGCAATATTCGTTATAATGAAATTTCTGCAGGTGCAATTAATAATTATGGAAGTGCAATTTGTCTTGATCATGGTACAACTCATATTATTAATAATTGTACTATAAATAACAATACAGCACCAGGTAATATCGCAGCCATTTATGGATATTATGGTAGTGTAAAATTGACAAATTCAACGATATGTTATAATAATGATGCAGGCTTTGAAAATTTGTTCGGCAGTACTACCTCATATTTTACAAATTGTGTGTTTGCAAATAACAGAGGAAATGGGTTGAATGGTGGTTCAACTTGTTCATATTATTTTAAGAATTGTATATTTGCCAATAATTTAGGATCTTATGATTTTTATCCTAGTAGTGTAACTATTTATAATAATGGTTATAATATAATTGAAACGTATTCTTCTTTTACACCTGCAGCTAGTGATATTACAGGAAATCAGGCAAATTTATTTGGTACTGGCATTTCTGCAACCCCCGCATTAGCAAAGAATAATTCCAATAATAATACGTTTACTCTTGCGCTTTCAAGTGGTAGTGTGGCAATCGATGCAGGTGCAACAGGCACAAATGGAAGTGTGAGTGTCCCTTCAACAGATCAAAGAGGCTGGTCTAGACAAGGAAGTACTGATATCGGTGCTTTTGAACACGTTGCATATACATGGGAAGGAGGAACTTCTACTGATTTTAATACCGCAGGTAACTGGGCTGAGAATTCTATACCTATTAATTATGCAGATATTATCTTTGCTTCCAGCCCTTCTAATCATTGTATTCTGGATACAAACAGAACAATTGGAAATATTACTAATACACAATCAACTTATGGTCTTCAGGTAAATGGCAAGACAATTACCATAAATGGTGATATAAGTTTGACAAACGGAGCTGAAATAGACGCTTCTGCTGCAAGCTCTATAGTTAAATTTGGAGGTTCATCTGCTCAGTCTATTCCAGCTGATGCCTTTACTTCAGATGCAGTAAAATATCTAACAATTGATAATGCTTCAGGTGTTACCTTAAATGGGGATTTAACTGTAGACAATGATTTAACAATTAACTCAGGTAAAGTGCTAAACATAGCACCAGGAAAAACTCTCACAGTTACAGGAACAACCACTAACAGTGCCGGCAATACAGGAATAGTTGTTAAGAGTGATGCTACAGGAACAGGTTCTTTTATATCTTCAACTTCAAGTATCGGAGGAACTGTTGAAAGTTTCCAAACCTATGATAAATACCATTATTATTCTACACCTGTCACTAGTACTTCTTATCCTTTTGGAGCAAATTATAACAATACGTATTATTGGAGTGAATCAACCCAGGCTTGGGTAAGACAATTCGCAAGTCTTACAACTGGAAAAGGATATACGGCTTACCCTATAAACTCTGACCAGACATTATCAGTTGCTGGTAGTTTGAATACAGGTACAATAACTCATGGGATTACCTATACTGGTTCAGGTGCATCAGAAGGCTGGGAACTTATTGGAAATCCTTATCCATGTGGTATTTCTATATCAGCTTTTACTGGAAATGCGACAAATACAGGATTAATCACAGGAACAGTATATTTGTTTGAGTATTATGATGCTACATCAGCTGGTGCAGCTACTTATAGTCAACAAGATTATCTAACTGCAAATAGTACAGGATTATTGTCAAATAGCAGGGTAAATACTACCTCTGCATTAACAACGATAGCTCCAAACCAGGGATTCTTTGTTCGAACAACTTCAGCAGGTTCTATTCAATTTACTGATGCGATGAAATCAGCCAGTTCACATAAATTCTATGTTCCAGATCCTGTTCCTGTTCAGCGTGTATACATGAGTGTTAAAGATGAAAAGGGTAATTCTAATAATATATTAATTGGTTTTACTTCAGAAGCGACTTTGGGCTTTGATCGCATGTATGACGGTCAAAAGTTACAAGGGAATTCTGAACTTGCTTTGTATTCATTTATAGGTGATGAAAAAATGGCTATTCAGGGATTGCCACTTGTTGAAAAACAATATTTGATTCCTATTGGACTTCATGCAGGTATTGGAGGAGAATATGTATTTAGTTTAGATACTCTTGAGAATTTTGATCCAAATGTAAAAATGTATTTGTTTGATGCACAGGAAGACGATTTAACCCTATTAAACATAAAAACAACCTATACATTTGATGCCTTGGAAGGTGAAATTGATAACCGCTTCTTTATTATCTTTAAAGAAGATAAAACTTCATCAGCTACTGAAATTATTGATAAACAAGAAGTTAATGCTTGGACACTTAAAAACAACCTGATAATTGATTTGCCAGTATTGGATAATTATGAAATAAACGTTTATGATATTCAAGGGAAAACACTGCTAAACAAAAAAATCAATGGAATTGGTAACCAGATAATTACTGAATTACCTAATACAGGTGTTTACATAGTTTATGTTAATAATCAAAAAACAACATTTATATCTAAAGTTATTGTAAGTCAATAA
- a CDS encoding ABC transporter ATP-binding protein, translated as MIRTESISKIYKVGKVEINALNKLSLVINKNEYVALIGPSGSGKSTLMNLLGCLDTPTHGNYFLQGHNVSELTDDGLARIRNEEIGFVFQSFNLIPRMSALENVALPLIYSGIRRTERLEIAEQKLVEVGLADRMNHKPNELSGGQKQRVAAARALVNNPSIILADEPTGNLDSKTSFEILDLFERIHEKGNTIILVTHEKDIAERAHRIISLMDGEVESDIDTRQL; from the coding sequence ATTATCAGAACTGAAAGCATAAGTAAAATTTACAAGGTAGGTAAAGTGGAAATTAATGCTTTGAATAAGCTTAGCCTGGTCATTAATAAAAACGAATATGTTGCATTAATCGGGCCTTCTGGTTCAGGGAAATCAACTTTAATGAATCTTTTGGGTTGCCTGGACACACCAACTCATGGAAATTATTTTTTGCAAGGGCATAATGTAAGTGAGCTGACTGATGATGGATTGGCCCGGATCAGAAATGAAGAAATTGGTTTTGTTTTTCAGTCCTTTAATCTTATCCCACGCATGAGTGCACTGGAAAATGTTGCTCTACCTTTAATATACTCTGGAATCAGGCGAACAGAACGACTGGAGATTGCTGAGCAAAAATTAGTTGAGGTTGGCTTGGCTGATCGTATGAATCATAAACCGAATGAATTAAGTGGAGGGCAGAAACAGCGTGTTGCTGCTGCTCGTGCATTAGTAAACAATCCTTCAATTATTTTAGCTGATGAACCTACCGGAAATCTGGACAGTAAAACTTCTTTTGAAATTCTGGATCTTTTTGAACGAATACACGAGAAAGGGAATACTATAATTCTGGTAACCCATGAGAAAGATATTGCGGAACGAGCGCATCGAATTATAAGTTTGATGGACGGAGAGGTCGAATCTGATATAGACACGAGGCAATTGTAA
- a CDS encoding T9SS type B sorting domain-containing protein, whose protein sequence is MIFRRKNKISFLACCLLLMSFMDIYPQRYAYLGCSWENFIDIRQYPPIFEGKMNDPQANGNSSTATICDSLGNMQLVAGHHRVFNKYKNRINDSDLILSNLSHLKSSIMLPTKRDGIYYYFYIIPYGDNPEYKRPGLAYAEIDVNANGGLAAITDTLQFYRTDSLEIMNIIAVPHQNQGEYWIIAENHADKKFYAWHFNGYGVQAPVISSIGGIIYLANYKSFYNYAYCYSNTTQSLFHVINSFSTDSIVIKQLKFDNLSGQLKLRSEYNLQQLEYKKSGNVKYDLFAETTEFDTILYLALSYFGNVTDSSQLLQFHFDQNMNIKDCNRFDISYDIRGLRYVFDGKLYFLSGRRVTVVKDEYALSVIREPGKWSQACDLQEWAFPINYQGGNLIFSNIVHEDLKIRFTSFMECMDTVIFENQSDSVNFSSFTWLFPNGDSLVNYHAKYSFRQSGKHLVRLKGTTPGGYIAWRIDTIDYLKPPIASFYSDTTTGCQWLAYQFYDSSFKDTVNKSIGESWLWDFGDGSTDTVQNPAHVYTETGKYTIKLIYSNGFCTDTIEKQQAVEIIAAPRPGFALSQSNYCSPYALQIADTSFGQVQKWYYSFGDGSDTSVKNPAHVYQLPGNYKIIQFLTGSTGCITKDSALLHLTKGFSGHEIPNALTATVPGNESILLNWESLPEAYSYDVFKSLNDTDYIKLLNQQDTFLLDVKTDPTQQVYAYKIAALDSCKRSTLNSLKMKNILLTGETHHNEYSILYWTPYEEYQNGVDEYRLQYKTESGQFAGVSSTSATDFRDSRFFDGKTQLEKCYRIVGVEKKGNLQQSISNILCLDYEAVLWVPTAFTPNGDGLNDSFLVQGIRILDFYVQIYNRWGEKVYESYDAAECWDGSFRGNACPAGVYTYLVKAVGNDNNDISITGSLHLIR, encoded by the coding sequence ATGATATTTCGAAGAAAAAACAAGATCAGCTTTTTAGCTTGTTGCTTATTGCTTATGAGTTTTATGGATATCTACCCACAACGATATGCATATTTGGGTTGTTCATGGGAGAATTTTATTGATATCAGGCAATACCCCCCCATTTTTGAAGGGAAAATGAATGATCCACAGGCCAACGGCAATTCTTCAACTGCAACAATTTGCGACAGCCTTGGAAACATGCAATTAGTTGCCGGACACCATCGGGTATTTAATAAATATAAGAACCGGATAAACGACTCAGATCTCATTCTTAGTAATTTATCACATTTAAAATCAAGCATAATGTTACCAACAAAGCGAGATGGGATCTACTATTACTTTTACATTATCCCTTATGGAGATAATCCCGAATATAAACGGCCGGGATTAGCCTATGCCGAAATTGATGTGAATGCCAATGGGGGGCTCGCTGCCATTACCGATACGCTACAGTTTTACCGTACCGATAGCCTTGAAATCATGAATATTATTGCAGTACCTCATCAAAACCAGGGGGAGTACTGGATTATTGCTGAAAACCATGCCGATAAAAAATTCTATGCCTGGCATTTCAATGGTTATGGGGTTCAGGCACCTGTTATTTCATCGATTGGAGGAATTATATATTTAGCCAATTATAAATCCTTTTATAATTATGCATATTGTTACTCAAATACAACCCAAAGCCTGTTTCATGTTATCAATTCTTTTTCTACGGATTCCATTGTGATTAAGCAATTAAAATTTGACAACCTATCGGGTCAATTAAAACTCAGATCAGAGTATAACCTACAGCAATTGGAGTATAAAAAATCTGGTAATGTAAAGTATGACCTTTTTGCAGAAACAACAGAGTTCGATACAATATTATACCTTGCCTTATCCTATTTTGGCAATGTTACGGATTCAAGCCAACTACTTCAATTTCATTTTGATCAAAACATGAATATCAAAGACTGTAACAGGTTTGATATATCATATGATATTCGTGGATTACGTTATGTATTTGATGGTAAACTTTATTTTTTGTCAGGAAGACGTGTTACAGTTGTTAAAGATGAATATGCACTATCTGTCATTAGGGAACCTGGCAAATGGAGCCAAGCCTGCGATTTGCAGGAATGGGCTTTTCCAATAAACTATCAAGGAGGGAATTTGATTTTTTCAAATATTGTTCATGAGGACCTGAAAATACGTTTCACTTCATTTATGGAGTGCATGGATACAGTAATATTTGAAAACCAATCAGATTCAGTAAATTTCAGTAGTTTTACCTGGTTGTTCCCCAATGGCGATAGCCTGGTTAATTATCATGCAAAGTATAGCTTCAGGCAATCAGGAAAACATCTTGTCCGCTTAAAAGGAACAACTCCAGGTGGCTATATTGCTTGGAGAATTGACACAATAGACTACCTAAAACCACCTATAGCCTCTTTTTATTCAGACACCACCACGGGCTGCCAGTGGCTGGCCTATCAATTTTACGATTCCAGTTTTAAAGATACTGTAAATAAGAGCATAGGCGAAAGCTGGCTTTGGGATTTTGGAGATGGAAGTACTGATACTGTTCAAAACCCTGCCCATGTGTATACGGAAACTGGTAAATACACCATAAAACTCATTTACAGCAATGGCTTTTGCACAGATACCATAGAAAAACAACAGGCCGTGGAAATTATAGCCGCCCCACGCCCGGGATTTGCCTTGAGCCAAAGCAATTATTGCTCGCCTTATGCGCTTCAGATAGCAGATACTTCCTTTGGGCAGGTGCAAAAGTGGTATTACAGTTTTGGTGATGGCAGCGACACGAGTGTTAAAAATCCTGCACATGTTTATCAATTACCGGGGAATTATAAAATCATACAATTCCTTACCGGATCTACAGGCTGTATTACCAAAGATTCAGCTTTATTGCATTTAACAAAAGGATTTTCAGGACATGAAATCCCCAATGCTTTAACAGCTACTGTTCCTGGTAATGAAAGCATACTATTAAATTGGGAGAGCTTGCCTGAAGCTTATTCCTATGATGTATTTAAAAGTTTAAATGATACTGATTATATCAAACTGCTTAATCAACAGGATACATTTTTACTAGATGTGAAAACTGACCCTACTCAACAAGTGTATGCCTACAAAATAGCTGCCCTCGATAGTTGCAAGCGCTCCACACTAAACAGCCTGAAAATGAAAAACATTTTGCTGACTGGCGAAACCCACCACAACGAATATAGCATATTGTACTGGACACCCTATGAAGAATACCAAAATGGAGTAGACGAATACAGGCTGCAATACAAAACAGAAAGTGGCCAGTTTGCAGGTGTAAGCAGCACATCTGCTACAGATTTTAGGGATAGCAGGTTCTTTGATGGAAAAACGCAATTGGAAAAATGCTACCGCATTGTGGGAGTCGAAAAAAAAGGAAACTTACAGCAAAGTATCAGCAACATCCTTTGCCTCGATTATGAAGCAGTTCTTTGGGTACCTACAGCCTTTACACCCAATGGTGATGGTTTGAATGACAGTTTTCTGGTGCAAGGCATTCGAATACTGGATTTTTATGTACAAATTTACAACCGCTGGGGCGAAAAGGTATATGAAAGCTACGATGCAGCAGAATGCTGGGATGGCAGCTTCAGGGGAAATGCTTGTCCTGCAGGAGTCTATACTTACCTTGTTAAGGCGGTAGGAAATGACAATAATGATATTTCAATTACAGGAAGCCTGCATTTAATCAGGTAA
- a CDS encoding T9SS type A sorting domain-containing protein — MKKIIFINSILIVLLSINCKLVLADVINEKWIVDSDEIWTNSTDLQTKCSTYVDASDNVHDMSYLHGIEITSSATLVLTVDELKLNPTALIIVNIGSRLIIENTTIREECGGFNCGPWEGIVIKGNPNSNQNILGSSRNQGLLIMRDNAKLHGAHYPIKIEGGGVALVNNSIISNCIIGVDMQSYPNSNKTYFRNTLFTSEHDPNDEYGNIDMVKFVNLTDVEGVRFEGCTFEYHPHTGDSKPDYGIYSSGSTFKLQKSLDLSSLPGNCSRNGDRNTFSKLTYGVHLAGPEDSDCEILQSDFYNCTVGVACIDDENTTMYLNSFVWDEYFYPKSGAYFSDVLKSHTSVDMPQACGILYSHSTELKVFENEFSWNLANMGTGNVFYSYGIAGKHTEYQNSFSEFFHNAFGNVGTYSQQNMNYINGIVTDVSGLTSAQQAQLHVSCNDFTEMNSCHILYAENPSSSQRLIDQGGRDYYNDVDANNTYDVEMSSNDHLINVNTGYYIYKTNLSMITSGNITIDDTDISTTNCDEVNACDYFDNITVSYPNGEPVDEIDPDLGEPDPDWRRDINEYDDMLIVDEPIEQSERRLPDFEDEIPDENYVSIYPNPAEDHFSISFNTEKAVHAVTVFDIHGRGVYSIIANTNCWHYSITNKEQCLQSGLYLLKLTFKDGSSEQHKLLIK; from the coding sequence ATGAAAAAGATAATATTTATAAATTCAATACTAATTGTTTTGCTATCAATCAACTGTAAACTAGTTTTAGCTGATGTCATAAATGAAAAATGGATAGTAGATAGTGATGAAATTTGGACAAACTCTACTGATCTTCAAACAAAATGTTCTACATATGTAGATGCAAGTGACAATGTTCACGATATGAGTTATTTGCATGGAATAGAGATTACCAGCTCAGCAACACTTGTTTTAACAGTAGATGAGCTAAAACTAAATCCTACAGCCCTGATTATAGTAAATATAGGTTCGAGACTAATTATTGAAAACACAACAATAAGAGAAGAATGCGGAGGTTTTAATTGTGGCCCATGGGAAGGAATTGTAATAAAGGGAAACCCAAACTCTAACCAGAATATACTTGGATCAAGCAGAAACCAAGGATTATTGATAATGCGTGATAATGCTAAATTGCATGGTGCACACTATCCTATCAAAATTGAAGGAGGTGGTGTGGCACTTGTAAACAATTCCATTATAAGTAATTGTATAATTGGAGTAGATATGCAATCATATCCAAATTCAAATAAGACTTATTTTCGAAACACATTGTTTACTTCAGAACATGATCCAAATGATGAGTATGGTAATATAGACATGGTTAAGTTTGTGAATTTAACAGATGTAGAGGGTGTGCGTTTTGAAGGCTGCACTTTTGAATATCATCCACATACAGGAGATAGTAAACCTGATTATGGCATTTATTCCAGTGGTTCGACTTTCAAACTTCAAAAATCACTGGATTTATCCTCGTTACCAGGGAATTGTTCGCGAAATGGAGACAGGAATACTTTTAGTAAGCTGACCTATGGTGTGCATTTGGCCGGACCTGAAGATAGTGATTGTGAAATTTTGCAATCCGATTTTTATAACTGCACAGTTGGCGTTGCATGTATTGATGATGAAAACACAACTATGTACCTGAATTCATTTGTATGGGACGAGTATTTTTATCCCAAAAGCGGTGCATACTTCTCGGATGTGTTGAAAAGCCATACCTCTGTGGACATGCCACAGGCCTGTGGCATTTTATACAGTCACTCCACTGAATTAAAAGTATTTGAGAATGAATTTAGCTGGAATTTAGCAAATATGGGAACAGGTAATGTATTCTATAGCTATGGCATAGCCGGAAAGCATACAGAATACCAAAACAGTTTTTCAGAGTTTTTTCACAATGCTTTTGGAAATGTCGGTACTTATTCTCAACAAAACATGAATTATATAAATGGTATAGTAACGGATGTTTCAGGATTGACTAGTGCACAACAGGCACAACTACATGTTAGTTGTAATGATTTCACCGAAATGAATTCCTGTCACATACTATATGCCGAGAACCCAAGCTCTAGCCAACGATTAATAGACCAGGGGGGACGTGATTACTACAACGATGTGGATGCCAACAACACCTATGATGTTGAGATGAGCAGTAATGACCATTTAATTAATGTTAATACGGGTTATTATATATACAAAACAAACCTATCCATGATTACATCCGGGAACATTACGATTGATGATACAGACATCAGCACCACTAATTGTGACGAGGTAAATGCCTGCGATTATTTTGATAATATTACTGTGAGTTATCCTAATGGGGAGCCTGTGGATGAAATTGATCCTGATTTAGGGGAACCAGACCCAGACTGGAGGCGGGATATTAATGAGTATGATGACATGCTGATTGTTGACGAACCTATTGAACAATCTGAACGCAGGCTACCGGATTTTGAAGATGAAATACCTGATGAAAACTATGTAAGTATTTATCCAAACCCGGCTGAGGATCATTTCAGTATTTCGTTTAATACAGAGAAAGCAGTGCATGCAGTAACTGTTTTTGATATACATGGAAGAGGAGTGTATTCGATTATTGCTAATACAAACTGCTGGCATTATTCGATAACTAATAAGGAGCAGTGTTTACAATCCGGGCTCTATTTGCTTAAATTAACATTTAAGGATGGGAGTTCAGAACAACATAAACTTTTGATCAAATAA